Proteins encoded together in one Pseudomonadota bacterium window:
- a CDS encoding NAD(P)-dependent oxidoreductase gives MKILLLGNRGQFGTAFEKICRMRGIECIAPSHSELDVTQPQKISCALSAEAPDAVVNSTGIIDIGECETSPLDAYKVNAQAALSLAEATAEKKIALVQTSTHLVFDGKSHQPYTEYDLPSPNTVYAATKLVSEHYALTRNPKSYVVRFPTLFGHRRNEKSGFVEKMITKLIAGDPLRIADDRMDCPTWSEDAAHEVAEIVVSRANFGLYHVANHGAVSYFDFIAKLAKILNSPSGIEAAKDKEFIARPPKPLRLAISSEKRPALRPWQEALQEYSKIYR, from the coding sequence ATGAAAATCTTATTACTCGGAAACCGCGGTCAGTTTGGTACTGCATTCGAAAAAATATGCAGAATGCGGGGGATAGAATGTATTGCTCCTAGCCACTCGGAATTAGATGTAACGCAACCTCAGAAGATATCCTGCGCGCTTTCGGCAGAAGCACCAGATGCTGTCGTTAATTCCACTGGAATTATAGACATAGGTGAATGCGAAACATCTCCATTAGATGCGTATAAAGTGAATGCGCAAGCTGCGCTATCCCTTGCTGAAGCGACAGCAGAAAAAAAGATCGCACTAGTTCAGACCAGCACGCATCTGGTTTTCGACGGTAAAAGTCACCAACCCTATACCGAGTACGACCTTCCATCGCCAAACACTGTGTATGCGGCAACCAAGCTTGTAAGCGAGCATTATGCACTAACTCGAAATCCTAAAAGTTATGTAGTACGTTTTCCAACTCTTTTTGGCCATCGACGCAATGAAAAATCTGGTTTTGTTGAGAAAATGATCACAAAATTAATAGCTGGTGATCCTCTTAGGATCGCTGATGATCGCATGGATTGCCCAACGTGGTCGGAAGACGCCGCACACGAAGTGGCCGAAATAGTTGTTAGTCGCGCTAACTTCGGCCTTTATCATGTCGCTAATCACGGTGCTGTCAGCTATTTCGATTTCATTGCTAAATTGGCAAAAATTTTGAATAGCCCGAGCGGCATAGAAGCTGCAAAGGATAAAGAGTTTATAGCGAGACCACCAAAACCACTCCGCCTTGCTATTTCTTCAGAAAAACGGCCTGCACTCCGACCATGGCAAGAAGCTTTGCAAGAATATTCAAAAATCTACAGGTAA
- a CDS encoding radical SAM protein, producing MSYQNVAEIITETDSNRTADLCGSTEEKTEREMVSEITSSSSEIDRIAKAREYLEKGILDKAFHLMTEIIKASLEPDTLIKAAIISLELGQIKLSLKALDKAREQGRGISTEYEEIAKPLYQWFGSEKKCVDYCVNQHNILLKKLPSLAETYCVIGIFAAECDYVRLALKNLETAQFIDSDVFNNFDLPKDTIAAHLIDCILSIRKNPYLTDLARETPAFQQPQLPIFEVINPPELNYRDQDAHLAIAHLYGQAADDIVQWAMTAQNLYASAAIREAITAFERVVELQPNNDLATRALWHLPKLDNSELDRLLSVRFDAHKMERLREKYYAARQADFYYNIDIVGTCNLRCPSCPVGNFDDSGIPKGFMDLNKYEKILAKIKKSHDPCVSIAIDIHNWGESLLHPKLPEFIKKTREYGFLVGLSSNLNHNLSRKKLEEIIRAEPDALRISLSGFSNETHMQTHTRGDINIVKSNMHLLRHVLDRTKSKTAIEIGYMVYKHNFSDDFVRMRLLAEELDFHFDWIFAVYMPVEKTITAIRGEYDQADKEIFENLPVDPREWKELVDASGAFRKNVPGECHLKKHRMAINFDGTVPICCASYSYDNITVKDFLEVSHDDIQKCRSDHSLCGDCMESNAYFFYSGVHPEMGERKAYETLSEKGAFVGKDGR from the coding sequence ATGTCATATCAAAATGTTGCAGAAATAATCACTGAAACGGATAGCAATAGGACCGCCGACCTCTGTGGTTCGACCGAAGAAAAAACTGAAAGAGAGATGGTTTCTGAGATAACATCAAGCTCTAGTGAAATTGACCGAATAGCCAAGGCGCGGGAGTATTTAGAAAAGGGTATTTTAGACAAAGCATTTCATTTGATGACTGAGATTATTAAAGCGTCATTGGAACCTGATACGTTAATAAAAGCAGCGATCATTTCTCTTGAGTTAGGGCAGATCAAGCTTTCTCTCAAAGCACTCGATAAAGCCCGTGAACAAGGGCGAGGTATTTCGACTGAATACGAAGAAATCGCAAAGCCTCTTTACCAATGGTTTGGCAGCGAAAAAAAATGCGTGGACTACTGCGTAAATCAACACAACATACTTTTGAAGAAGCTTCCAAGCCTTGCCGAAACTTATTGTGTGATTGGTATTTTCGCAGCTGAGTGTGATTACGTGCGCTTAGCCCTTAAGAATCTTGAAACCGCACAATTCATAGACTCAGATGTTTTCAATAATTTTGACCTGCCTAAGGACACCATTGCGGCCCATTTGATTGACTGTATCTTAAGCATCCGCAAAAACCCCTATTTGACGGATTTGGCAAGGGAAACCCCAGCTTTTCAGCAGCCACAGCTACCTATCTTTGAGGTGATTAACCCTCCTGAGTTAAATTATCGAGATCAGGATGCACATCTGGCAATCGCACATTTATATGGTCAGGCTGCTGATGACATTGTTCAATGGGCAATGACTGCTCAAAATCTTTATGCATCAGCCGCCATAAGGGAGGCCATCACGGCGTTTGAGCGGGTGGTCGAATTACAACCTAATAATGATTTGGCGACCCGTGCTCTATGGCACTTGCCAAAATTAGATAATTCGGAACTCGACCGATTATTGTCTGTTCGGTTCGACGCTCATAAAATGGAGCGGTTGCGGGAAAAGTACTATGCTGCGCGGCAAGCAGACTTTTACTACAACATTGATATTGTTGGTACTTGTAATCTACGGTGCCCCTCATGCCCTGTTGGAAACTTTGATGATAGTGGGATTCCAAAGGGATTTATGGACCTGAATAAATATGAGAAGATCTTAGCGAAGATAAAAAAATCTCATGATCCATGTGTTAGTATAGCGATAGATATACATAACTGGGGGGAATCGCTGCTCCATCCAAAGTTGCCCGAATTCATAAAAAAAACCCGTGAATATGGCTTCCTTGTCGGTTTGTCTAGCAATTTGAACCATAATTTGAGCCGAAAAAAGCTAGAGGAAATTATCCGGGCGGAGCCAGATGCCCTGAGAATATCGCTGTCGGGATTTAGCAATGAAACTCATATGCAAACTCATACCCGTGGTGACATCAATATTGTAAAATCGAATATGCATCTGTTGCGTCATGTCTTAGACCGGACCAAATCGAAAACGGCAATTGAAATTGGGTATATGGTATACAAGCATAATTTTTCAGATGATTTCGTGCGAATGCGTCTATTGGCAGAAGAACTTGATTTTCATTTCGATTGGATCTTCGCTGTTTACATGCCAGTCGAAAAAACCATCACAGCCATTCGCGGAGAATATGACCAAGCTGATAAAGAAATTTTCGAAAATTTACCTGTAGATCCCCGTGAATGGAAAGAGCTGGTTGATGCGTCAGGTGCCTTCCGCAAGAATGTTCCGGGTGAATGCCACTTAAAAAAGCATAGAATGGCAATTAACTTTGACGGTACAGTTCCTATTTGCTGCGCGTCGTATTCTTACGACAATATTACAGTTAAAGATTTTCTTGAAGTATCGCACGATGACATACAGAAATGCCGCTCCGATCACAGTCTTTGTGGAGATTGTATGGAGTCAAACGCCTATTTCTTTTATTCAGGTGTTCACCCAGAAATGGGTGAAAGGAAAGCATATGAGACACTATCTGAAAAAGGTGCGTTTGTTGGGAAAGATGGCCGTTGA
- a CDS encoding tetratricopeptide repeat protein: MTSDIMNAAVKLHQSGDFNAARKLYESILNLDVHNTDALNLLGLVNHQLKDNEQALIYIEKAIVLNPDIPEYSNNLGLVLSTLGRLDEAESAYLCALSQAPEYADAHYNLGLLENKRSRYQVALRHFQKCQLYAPWHAKVRNGLALALMRLDRIPEALKEIEEQIEKDSEDVDAYNNLCVARGLRGEYALAREATARALELNPEHVYARVNRAQLLLLDGDFINGFAEHEWRLQRKDYRQKFSVPFWEGECRPNETIILWAEQGHGDAIQFIRYAQLVKERVGRVVISCRQSLLRLFSCVDGVDEVTVGDKPLHADCHAPLMSLPYIFKTQLQTIPSQVPYISVKKKCRFPANTQVLKVGLVWAGNPDHARDHRRSLPLQAFEPIFSISGVTFFSFQMGAAAEQLSDIKTPLLNISDGFDDFYDTACALSNVDLLITVDTSVAHLAGALGVPTWVILDCVPDWRWQLEREDTPWYPSLRLFRSRGEFSELMGRIAKALVDLAC, from the coding sequence GTGACTTCAGATATTATGAATGCCGCGGTTAAATTACACCAATCGGGTGACTTCAATGCTGCGCGAAAGCTTTACGAATCCATTCTTAATCTGGATGTACACAATACGGATGCACTCAACCTTTTAGGGCTTGTCAATCACCAACTCAAAGATAATGAGCAGGCATTAATTTACATAGAAAAAGCAATCGTTCTTAATCCAGATATTCCGGAATATTCAAATAATTTGGGACTAGTGCTCAGTACGCTTGGACGGTTGGATGAAGCAGAATCCGCATATTTATGCGCACTATCTCAGGCTCCTGAATACGCCGATGCTCATTATAATCTCGGCCTTCTAGAGAATAAGCGTAGTCGTTACCAAGTGGCTCTTAGACACTTCCAGAAATGTCAATTGTATGCTCCGTGGCACGCGAAAGTTCGCAATGGTCTTGCACTCGCTTTGATGCGTTTGGACCGTATTCCGGAAGCACTGAAAGAAATTGAAGAACAGATAGAAAAAGACTCTGAGGATGTTGACGCGTATAATAACTTATGTGTAGCAAGAGGATTGAGAGGTGAATATGCTTTGGCACGTGAGGCCACGGCAAGGGCTCTTGAATTGAATCCTGAGCATGTTTACGCGCGTGTTAATCGTGCACAACTTTTGCTTTTAGATGGTGATTTCATAAATGGCTTTGCAGAACATGAATGGCGTCTGCAGAGAAAAGACTACCGGCAAAAATTTAGTGTGCCATTTTGGGAGGGTGAATGTCGGCCTAATGAGACAATCATTCTGTGGGCGGAGCAGGGTCATGGCGACGCGATTCAATTCATCCGTTATGCTCAGTTAGTGAAAGAGCGAGTGGGCAGGGTCGTGATAAGCTGTCGTCAGTCGCTTCTAAGGCTTTTTTCATGCGTTGACGGTGTGGACGAAGTTACAGTGGGTGATAAACCCTTGCATGCCGATTGCCATGCGCCATTAATGAGCTTACCGTACATTTTTAAAACGCAATTGCAAACGATACCCTCTCAAGTCCCATATATTTCAGTGAAAAAAAAATGTCGTTTTCCCGCAAACACTCAGGTACTGAAGGTCGGTCTCGTTTGGGCCGGAAACCCGGATCATGCACGCGATCATAGGCGAAGCCTACCACTTCAGGCATTTGAGCCAATCTTCTCTATCTCAGGCGTTACATTCTTTAGTTTTCAAATGGGGGCCGCTGCCGAGCAACTTTCAGATATTAAGACACCGTTACTAAATATAAGCGATGGGTTCGATGATTTTTATGATACCGCATGCGCACTCTCCAACGTGGATCTTTTGATCACCGTAGACACATCGGTTGCTCATTTAGCTGGGGCGCTGGGTGTACCGACTTGGGTGATACTTGATTGTGTACCCGACTGGCGGTGGCAATTAGAACGTGAGGACACACCATGGTATCCAAGTCTGCGTTTATTTCGTTCTAGGGGCGAATTTAGTGAACTAATGGGCCGCATAGCAAAAGCCTTGGTTGATTTGGCGTGCTAA
- a CDS encoding radical SAM protein, which translates to MRQQEQNLFAEIQKKISALTETQKNLSRENQILRQYISENQIQAEKFNTELQHKLADDYAVARAADYYYNIDIVGTCSVQCPSCPVGNSADAPTPKGMMSIETFEEVLDKIKIESPGARTSIELYNWGESALHPDLPKFIAAVKNRGFICGLSNNLNHVRDMRGLVKAKPDYLRVSISGFKNETYQQTHRGGDVNNVKANLHLLRATMDSYGLDVTKVEIGYLVYRHNFDEDFIAIKHLCDQLHFSFNWTFSVMMPVETAIKIAEGKIPKNVEKINDLLVINPAKWKELTLQYRDYFKECDMRPNRTVINFDKSVPLCCGTYLPENYIAQDFLKISHNDLQKKKYENDLCAKCMENMVDHMFTCVRPPEVDDYAYKELSKLGTFTGKNGR; encoded by the coding sequence ATGAGACAGCAAGAACAGAATTTGTTTGCAGAAATTCAAAAAAAGATTTCTGCCCTTACTGAAACGCAAAAAAATCTCTCTCGTGAAAATCAAATCCTTCGCCAATATATATCTGAAAACCAAATCCAAGCAGAAAAATTTAATACCGAGTTACAACATAAGTTAGCCGATGATTATGCGGTAGCGCGAGCAGCTGACTATTATTATAACATCGATATCGTAGGTACGTGCTCAGTCCAATGCCCTTCATGCCCGGTCGGGAACTCTGCTGATGCTCCAACCCCCAAGGGAATGATGAGCATCGAGACTTTTGAAGAGGTATTAGACAAAATTAAAATTGAAAGCCCAGGCGCGCGTACATCAATTGAGCTCTACAATTGGGGAGAGTCGGCATTACACCCTGACTTGCCAAAATTTATAGCAGCAGTCAAAAACCGAGGATTCATCTGCGGCCTCTCGAACAATTTGAATCACGTTCGGGATATGCGTGGATTAGTCAAGGCAAAGCCCGACTATTTAAGAGTGTCGATATCAGGTTTTAAGAACGAAACCTATCAACAGACCCACAGAGGTGGCGATGTTAATAATGTTAAAGCTAATCTACATTTACTTCGCGCTACTATGGATAGCTACGGACTTGACGTCACAAAGGTAGAAATTGGTTATTTAGTTTACCGTCATAATTTTGATGAGGATTTCATAGCGATCAAACATCTATGCGATCAATTACATTTTTCTTTCAATTGGACATTTTCAGTAATGATGCCGGTCGAGACTGCAATCAAAATAGCCGAAGGGAAAATACCAAAGAATGTAGAAAAAATTAATGATTTACTAGTCATCAATCCTGCCAAGTGGAAGGAGCTAACACTGCAATATCGCGATTACTTCAAAGAATGTGATATGAGGCCCAATCGCACAGTGATAAACTTCGATAAATCAGTACCTTTGTGTTGCGGTACATATTTACCTGAAAATTATATTGCGCAAGACTTTTTAAAAATCTCGCATAATGATTTACAGAAAAAGAAATATGAAAACGATCTGTGCGCAAAGTGTATGGAAAACATGGTTGACCATATGTTTACATGTGTGAGACCGCCCGAAGTAGATGATTATGCGTATAAAGAATTAAGCAAATTAGGAACGTTTACGGGAAAAAATGGACGTTAA
- a CDS encoding methyltransferase domain-containing protein: MSNTKIRENYRCGICGSKSLEAVIKLPNFPITGVFVSESVPGPIQGFDQTLLMCCDCLHMQLSHIIPPAQLYGDDYTHRSSASHITPTAFSDVLKYLNELRPDQRFRSILEIGCNDLMLLTKLSKMADQVVGIDPIWIGKEDDPEKAANMRVIGNYLEKVQLSKELTIAPDIVISTHNLEHIEEPVLQIRRLLDAADDDSIFLIEVPDSEIMVRNLRFDQVFHQHIHYFNISTFLKMLEEAGGYYFSHRIHPGNWGGTIAVAFTKKPNGVKVPQTKAVTAERVKKQFNLFKRKMLDFTHTIVALEGPVYAYGAAQMLPTLAYHMESNLAFLNGILDDCKFRPGLTYPHIPVRIKRPEEINDIHDATVIITALDAVRPITRRLRDFGPAYITTPVQFF, from the coding sequence ATGTCCAACACTAAAATCAGAGAAAACTATCGCTGCGGAATATGCGGAAGTAAGAGCCTTGAAGCAGTCATAAAGCTGCCAAATTTTCCAATTACCGGGGTTTTTGTGAGTGAAAGCGTCCCAGGACCTATACAAGGTTTTGACCAGACCCTACTGATGTGTTGCGATTGCTTGCACATGCAATTATCTCATATTATTCCGCCGGCACAACTGTACGGTGATGATTACACGCATCGCTCAAGCGCGAGCCATATCACCCCTACTGCATTTTCCGATGTCCTTAAATATTTGAATGAACTGAGACCAGACCAACGCTTTCGATCAATTTTAGAAATTGGATGCAACGATCTTATGCTCCTCACAAAATTGTCAAAAATGGCAGACCAGGTTGTCGGCATAGACCCTATCTGGATCGGGAAAGAAGATGATCCTGAAAAAGCTGCAAATATGAGAGTGATTGGAAATTATTTAGAAAAAGTTCAGCTATCAAAGGAACTCACTATCGCTCCAGACATCGTAATCTCAACCCATAATCTTGAACATATCGAGGAACCAGTGTTGCAAATTCGCCGCCTTTTGGATGCCGCAGACGATGATTCAATATTTCTGATTGAAGTACCCGACAGCGAAATCATGGTTCGCAATCTTCGATTTGATCAAGTTTTTCACCAGCACATTCATTATTTCAATATTTCGACCTTCCTCAAAATGTTGGAAGAGGCAGGTGGTTATTATTTCAGCCACCGGATCCATCCAGGAAACTGGGGCGGTACTATCGCTGTAGCATTTACAAAAAAACCTAATGGCGTAAAAGTGCCGCAGACTAAGGCTGTCACCGCAGAGAGAGTTAAAAAGCAATTCAACTTATTCAAGCGAAAAATGTTAGACTTTACCCACACCATTGTGGCCCTTGAGGGCCCTGTGTACGCCTATGGGGCAGCCCAAATGCTACCAACGCTTGCATATCATATGGAGAGCAATCTCGCATTTTTGAATGGTATACTTGATGACTGTAAATTTCGACCTGGCCTTACATACCCTCATATCCCAGTGCGCATAAAACGACCGGAGGAAATTAACGATATTCATGATGCGACAGTGATAATAACCGCATTGGATGCAGTTCGCCCCATCACTAGACGCCTGCGGGATTTTGGCCCCGCATACATTACAACTCCTGTTCAATTTTTTTAG
- a CDS encoding tetratricopeptide repeat protein: MKNIQNSNSVLYAFYDLQICTVTFDFLSFLLRAEMHRIQSNFKSLHIVFVPGDDDGFRMMHLTGDVSRWRLQNMHIAACSFLSSIEGITVCPTRAQATSIEDNLASNIFPVDYTTHIFDSQKAIQASIDAFMFAGVVIRHLKGDEVPVLTPTLRAQQYVREWYEKHANGRKVIAITLRESPNDPARNSNLDAWARFAATIDENEFLPVIIRDTDAVFLPVPEELKGLCHFNEAAIDLDLRLAFYESAFLNMLVNNGPLQICYLNPKIRYLAYKMFNATNEADERATCGVYGIPIGGQLPMATPFQRIIWNDDCYETLVDSFANASCAVNYAIERGDLDKIENRPIFGRDESYRFAVTLHQVGRCTHALDIYDHLLSLDQDDFDAAVMRGLALLHLARPTEAKKALKFCLDRQPHSPQCIFNLALAEKSLGNATVALDLLENLRKSDCKLNGISGLLAKLYLSQGHISKAADEFAIEVERDRSNWRAKLDLASCHERLGKNKTAARMYNSFVVSHKKQKQKLDEAKETLFPRRRTILKGRHKHLVLPLVGSTQTMEIWENEFGKPKELNQPVVFVEYDLEKNDDLECEDPLENFVKFASGVPEQPNHICIVPKNIKSMSVGGHIPLQLVMKWIPLVRKNRGFSFFICRNRALEFLAIQNNTNSQSLVNDESYQQPAMLPPFERKQKFPMKATIQAAAYINVWRSSQGENLALTVILLGSESSQRLIKDDAYGDKFLRLIRDNRQAGSKTALVIPFDSCAIFSTTEAYKFGIHLPASLHFDLQLALVEAANTVYCLDCVPIQYHECIREVHDVESLLGKTGHENNISVNHLPGANKTELKIDAAFKLGVRLFCGGITTFNKGVQVFQQILRVTPDHANTIGMLGVAANIFRKHSDAIDLFENAIALKRDEPAFLFNLGIALYEEGNLQEAIKAFETSATQDPILYEPWDYMGDAYRKMGKLEKAICSYGKGISLGGKSFDTFVRLANCHEILGNVSLALENYRAAGEVVRKFDDKEQACTTMIWPWRPKLIRPEDGEFIGGYLDPQIPSVPESPLS; encoded by the coding sequence ATGAAAAATATTCAAAATAGCAACAGTGTTCTTTACGCCTTTTACGATTTGCAAATATGCACTGTGACCTTTGACTTCTTAAGCTTTCTTCTTCGCGCAGAAATGCATCGCATTCAAAGTAACTTTAAATCATTACATATAGTATTTGTCCCGGGGGACGATGACGGTTTTCGTATGATGCATTTGACAGGTGATGTTAGTCGTTGGCGATTACAAAATATGCATATAGCTGCTTGCTCCTTCCTTTCTTCGATTGAAGGAATCACAGTTTGCCCCACACGGGCACAGGCAACTTCTATAGAGGATAATTTAGCATCGAATATCTTTCCGGTTGATTACACCACGCACATTTTTGACTCGCAAAAAGCTATTCAGGCGTCAATTGATGCATTTATGTTTGCTGGGGTTGTTATCAGGCACTTAAAAGGCGATGAAGTCCCAGTTTTAACTCCGACGCTCCGAGCACAACAATATGTTAGGGAGTGGTATGAGAAACATGCAAACGGGCGCAAGGTAATTGCTATCACTTTACGGGAGTCGCCTAATGATCCTGCTCGCAATAGTAACCTTGATGCTTGGGCACGCTTTGCAGCGACCATTGATGAAAATGAATTTCTTCCCGTTATAATTCGTGACACAGATGCAGTATTTTTACCTGTTCCTGAAGAATTGAAGGGCTTGTGCCATTTTAATGAGGCAGCGATTGACCTAGACCTGCGCCTAGCATTTTACGAGTCCGCATTTCTCAACATGTTGGTTAACAATGGTCCGTTACAGATTTGCTACCTTAATCCAAAAATTCGATATCTAGCCTACAAGATGTTTAATGCAACAAACGAAGCAGATGAGAGAGCAACATGTGGTGTTTATGGTATCCCTATTGGTGGCCAGTTACCCATGGCAACACCATTTCAGCGAATAATATGGAATGATGATTGTTACGAGACATTGGTGGATTCTTTCGCAAATGCTTCTTGCGCCGTAAACTATGCAATAGAGCGCGGTGATTTGGACAAAATCGAAAATCGACCAATATTTGGACGCGACGAAAGTTATCGTTTTGCTGTAACCTTGCATCAGGTAGGTAGATGTACGCACGCTTTGGATATCTACGATCACCTTTTGTCTCTTGATCAAGATGATTTTGATGCCGCTGTGATGCGAGGCCTAGCACTTCTTCATCTTGCACGCCCCACGGAAGCGAAAAAAGCTTTAAAATTTTGTTTAGATCGTCAACCCCATTCGCCGCAGTGCATTTTCAACTTGGCACTTGCAGAAAAATCTTTGGGGAATGCCACCGTGGCGTTAGATTTGTTAGAAAATTTAAGAAAATCTGATTGTAAATTAAATGGCATATCAGGCCTTCTTGCTAAACTGTACCTCTCACAGGGACACATTAGTAAAGCTGCGGATGAATTTGCGATTGAGGTTGAAAGGGATCGTTCGAACTGGCGAGCAAAGCTGGATTTAGCATCTTGTCATGAGAGGTTAGGAAAGAATAAGACGGCTGCAAGGATGTACAATTCTTTTGTAGTATCACACAAAAAGCAGAAACAGAAGTTAGATGAGGCAAAGGAAACCTTATTTCCAAGACGAAGGACCATATTAAAGGGACGGCATAAGCACCTCGTACTGCCCTTAGTTGGTTCTACGCAAACAATGGAGATCTGGGAAAACGAATTTGGAAAGCCTAAGGAATTAAATCAACCGGTTGTCTTTGTTGAGTATGATTTAGAAAAAAATGATGATTTGGAATGTGAAGATCCGCTTGAAAACTTTGTGAAGTTTGCGAGTGGTGTACCTGAACAGCCCAATCATATTTGTATTGTTCCAAAAAACATAAAGAGTATGTCGGTAGGTGGGCATATTCCATTGCAATTGGTAATGAAGTGGATTCCTTTGGTGCGCAAGAACAGGGGGTTTTCTTTCTTTATATGCCGCAATAGAGCCTTGGAATTTTTAGCTATCCAAAATAATACAAATAGTCAGTCGCTGGTGAATGACGAGAGCTATCAACAACCGGCAATGTTGCCGCCCTTTGAGAGGAAACAGAAATTTCCTATGAAGGCAACTATACAAGCTGCAGCCTACATTAATGTGTGGAGATCTTCGCAAGGTGAAAATTTAGCTTTAACGGTTATACTTTTGGGCTCTGAATCTTCTCAGAGATTAATCAAAGATGATGCATACGGAGACAAATTTCTAAGGTTGATAAGAGATAATAGGCAGGCTGGGTCAAAAACTGCTTTAGTGATACCGTTTGATAGTTGTGCCATTTTTTCCACAACGGAGGCTTATAAATTTGGCATCCATTTACCGGCGTCTTTGCATTTTGATTTGCAGTTAGCCTTGGTAGAGGCTGCAAACACAGTGTACTGCCTGGACTGTGTGCCCATTCAATATCACGAATGTATTCGCGAGGTTCACGATGTTGAATCCTTGCTAGGGAAAACCGGACACGAGAATAATATTTCTGTAAATCACTTGCCGGGCGCAAATAAAACTGAATTGAAGATAGACGCAGCATTTAAATTAGGCGTTCGTTTATTCTGTGGTGGAATTACAACATTCAACAAGGGGGTGCAGGTATTTCAGCAGATCCTCCGAGTGACTCCCGACCATGCAAATACAATAGGAATGCTGGGTGTCGCGGCTAACATATTTCGAAAACATTCTGATGCAATTGATCTTTTTGAGAATGCGATAGCCCTTAAAAGAGATGAGCCTGCTTTCCTTTTTAATTTGGGAATTGCGCTTTATGAAGAGGGGAATCTCCAAGAAGCTATAAAAGCATTTGAAACCTCAGCCACCCAAGATCCGATACTTTATGAGCCTTGGGACTATATGGGAGACGCATATAGAAAAATGGGAAAGCTTGAAAAAGCAATATGTTCCTATGGAAAAGGAATATCTTTAGGAGGCAAGAGTTTTGATACTTTTGTTCGACTAGCTAACTGTCACGAAATTTTGGGTAATGTCTCATTGGCGTTAGAAAATTATAGGGCTGCGGGAGAGGTGGTAAGAAAATTTGATGATAAGGAGCAAGCCTGCACAACGATGATCTGGCCATGGAGACCAAAACTTATCCGACCTGAAGATGGTGAATTCATAGGTGGCTATCTTGATCCCCAAATACCTAGTGTGCCCGAATCTCCTTTGTCGTAA